The stretch of DNA TTCAAATCCCTTATCTTTTAGTATACCTAAATAAACCCTTAACATAAATTGACCTTTCAATTGAAACAAGAGCTTGTTTTGTAGCAAATCAAAAGATAAACTTATTTTAGTACAATAAAAGTTTAAGGGCTTATTTAATAGAAGCGAAAGAATTCAAGAACATTTTAAGTGATTTATTCTCCAATAAAGAACAGTATACTAAAATAGGTGCTTAATCTCATTGATTTTCGTGGTAAAGTGGACAACTAGAATACTTTCATGTTTCAACCAATTTTTGTATTGCACAATAAACAAAATGACACACGACGGACACACCAACCTGAAAGTCAAGACAGATATATAATTGTCCTCAAAGAATCAGGATGTATCACAACCACAGGTCTGTCAGAACTTATAGTCTTAACAAAAGCCacaaattaactaatttgaagAGAACCACAACAACTATAaagttttatatttaatctaCAAGCCAAATTGCAGATAACAGTTCGTCTAATGAGTTGCCACAGAATGAATAAACATTTATAACCAAGAACTTCAAGTACGACAGCACTCTTTCCTTAAATATCTGTGATCCATCATGGCTGAGTTCAACATGCAACTAGACCAGCATATACAGTCAAAAGTCACAACATAGTTAGATATCCCCCTtgtcaaaaataaaacattcttttCAACATAAACAGTTTGATATTTGACTTATATAGTTTGGAATCATCAAATGCTGAAACTATACATCTTCAACTTACAAGGATATTAATTCGCCAAGACATGTAAGGTCtgcagattttttttctttttccttacaCGTGGAAGTCCACTGATTTCAAATAGAAAGGGAGTTAACTCTCATAAATAAACTCAGAAACTCACTCTCCCCTCTCAGTATTTGCATCTGAAACCTACAAGTTGAAATCTCATTGAAGAGTTGACTCAGGGTCTCAAGACCCACAATTGTTTACAAATCCAAATTTTAACAGAAGTTATGTGCGCTCACTACATAGTGATGCTACCAGGCAAAAATATTCACCACCATTTACATCATCACTAAACATCAATCACATCACTCGAAAGAACCacaatagaaataaaaatgttAACAATTCTACAGCTAAAGAGGTAATTTAAAAATGACCGCATACACCTGAGCAACTTTAAGAAATCAAATCATGAATGCCTGTAAGATACAGGGACATTTCAGCATACCTGAACGAGAAACACTCAAGCTCTAGGTGAATGTCCAGCATCAGATCCAGAGGCAGAGGAACTTTCACTATCAGAGTCTACAACAAACAATTATATATGTTAGAAcaataaaacacaatttattcCGACTAAAATCAAGTAAGAAATAAATCATATTACCACTTGAAGAAGATCCAGAATCACTGCTAGAGCTACTTGAACTACTGGACCTACTAGCAGCATCTCCCGGTTTTTCTTCAACAAGTAACCTGGACACATTCTGTTCATCTGCaggtatatatataatcattttagATATCAGTACAACCAAGCAAGTAGCAAACATCTTATAACTCCTTAACGTGAAAACTTACCAGTTGTGGTTTCCTTGGGCACTTCCACCAAAACAGGAGCCACGGTCCGCAACTAAATACAATAAAAGCATGAAGTTAGCAACCCTCAGGAAAAGATTATTTCATAAGAAActatgattttatatatatatatataaaagaaaacctTTACTTTCTCAGGTACAATCTGCACAGCTTCTGCACTGGCTTGAATGGAAAGTTCAGCCTTTCTCTTGCTTTTGCTCAAACTTTTCTTGTAGTTGGTAACAAATCTATCCAGCTCCCAAAGAGTCTCAGTATCCACACTGTCAATGTCTACTTCTATTTCATTGTCATGTTGAAGAACAGCTGAATTCCTTCTTTTAATAATCTGTACAATGTTGTCCAGCTTCTCTGAAGGCAAACTTTGAAGGTTAGTGCTAAGCTTCTGCTtctcttcataagtcatatccctCTTGTAAGGATCCTTTGCTTTAGGCTTTTTTGGAGCAGGAGTCCTACCCAAAGGAGTTGTAGCAATTAGTTTTGGTCTTGGATCAATAGGGCGTGTCATTGACTCTGATCTATCCAAGATCCTAGTATCAAGCGGAAGTGGTAGCAATGAATGTGCCTTTCTTGGTGTTGGCACACGGAGACTCACTTCATATTCTACTGCAAGTCTCATATCTCGAATATAATCTGCCTCTATAGAAGCCCATTTTCCTTCGAATATCTTTGATAACTGCTCTGCCATTACATGAACATCTTGTCCCTTAGGATTATATGTCATGGCATTCTGAAACGTCAATCTCACATCCTCTGCAAACTCTCTTGGTGACTTGTACCAGTTTTTACCAAGCCTTGTTTTCACAGTGCCCAAATCCATGGGATGCTTAATGACACTATAGTAATCATGCAAACCAAGACCTTTGACATCAACAGGAGAATTAAAGACCCAACCATGCTTGTGCTTCATTAGTCTTTCAAGCAAAGAACTACAGTTCTTAAAGAACTTATTACCCATGCCAAACCCGTGTGTCAATTCACCTCCTCCTTGCTTCTTCCCATTTAATTTCAACTTCTTGTTACTCTCAGCTGGAGGAAACTTATCTTTTGCAAGCAAAAACTCAGAATTACAATAAAACTGATTTGCCTTAGGCGTCCTTTTCTCCTTCTCCAAATTTTCATTTACACCCTGACTATTTTCCAAGGCAGAAAGATTCAACTGATTCAAAGGCCTTGATTTCTTAACAGGCTCCTGAGAAATGCCTACTGAGGCCAGCTCTGGTTGAACCCCATTGAAACCATAATCAACAGCATTATTCAAAACAGGGGCATTACTAAACCCCCTTATTTGTGCTTCTTTAGCTTCAATCCTCTTCACCAAACTCCTTACCAAATCAAGCTCACTTACCAACTTCCTCCTCAGTTCTGCCATCTCCTGCTTTGACCTTGAAGCCAAATTGATCTTCACCTGGTTCTCAGAACTAGGCTTCAATTCTCCAGTCATAGCCACCTGTTTATTAAAACTTGAACAGTCATCAGAAGCAGCAGTATCTACACGAGGACCAGGCTGTTGGTGAGCTGAATTCCCAAACTCCAAAGGAAGAGGCTGAGCAGGTATTTCAACAGGGTGGTTGCTGTTTCCGTTGGTGTTAGGGACAGCTGTTGCGGTGACATCAGTGTTGTTCACAGCAGCCCTATCCACGTTGTTgtcatttttgttgttgttgtggtGGTCATTGGTGTTAGGGACAGCTGTTATGGTGACATCCCTATCCACGTTGTTCTTGTGGTTGTTACtggtgttgttgttgttgttgttgtggtTGGGGTTGGGGTTGCTACTGTTAACAGTGGAGTTGAGAAGACTATTTTTCTTGGAACCCTTGAACGCTTTCCTGGTATAAACCTTGTTCTCACTGTACCTCTGTTTCTCTCTCTCACCATCTTTTCCTTCTCCAGCTACTATCCCCGAAGCCATACACATATATTAGGGTTTTAAACCCTAATTTCTTTTTTTCCAGTCTCCAACCAAAACAATTCTGCACCCGCAACCAAATCCAAAATAGGGTTTAACTACATCTGCaccaaaaaccctaaatttcACCTCCCAAACTTGAGAGTTCCCCCAAGTTTCAACCACCGGATCCAAATAAACATAACAAATCTACAGAAGAAAAACCCAAGACTCGATctgaaaaatttaaattacaacaATCTATGTAAAACCCTAAAACCGAATTTAATGATAACACACAGAAAAAGAATTAAAACAAGAAAGGCAGATTTCTCAGCTCCTCACCTTCGATTGTTCGATTTCAGATCTCCTCACGAGTCCTTCTCTCACAACGCcgctctctttctctctctaaaaAGTGCTTTCGACTTTTTTCCCTCTCAATTTTTCTTTACCTGTATCTTATCTTTACAGGTGTACGGTGGCGAATGCGCTCGTAGATATAAGCGACTGGGAAGAAGCGTGTCGGTGCATCAAAATGATGCGGCCCATTTCTCGTAATACAAATCAGGAGAAGAAGAATTGAGGAAGAGAAAGAAtcagagaaaagaggagaggaagaagagagaaaagagaggaaTCAGAGAACCGTTCCCTCCATTTATAACAGCTATTAACCACCAGGTCTGTTGAGACCGttatgaaagaaacagaataaaaaCGCACCGTTTCACTTAATATGAATATTTTAGGGAAAACActaaaaacggcaccgtttaaacCCAACAATTCCCAGTTTATTTAATTTCAAAGGTGCCGTGCTCGGTAAAAATCATACGGATGTGCACAGTGTTTTACCCACGCTCTGTTTAGTGGGAGCTTTAATTGTGGGTTTTGGTAGATGTTTTTCCACGCCCAGGGAGCGTGTGGTTTTATAAGCCTAGTCACTAGACTCTCACTCTATTATAGTGTTTGATTGGTCGGAATTATATCCTATTCCGATGATATTTGGTACTTGGAAATACTGTCTGTTTAACAAGTTGTAGGCTAAACTCCTTTTTAGATGGATGaagcattaaaaatattatgattaattagtgtatgaataagataaaaaaattaattatatttgaatttaaaagtaatgatgataattttaaattataatgtaCATATCAACATATTTTACAAATTACTAAAATTCTTTCTATATGCGTATGCATGTAAAAATCACGGATGTAAAATACAAATGTGTATTTAAAAGTAACattcaataaataatgaaactaaaaacatatgaaaaacattaaaatgaagCTTTGGTTGAGtgacaaatttaatattttaccaGTCTAATTGGTATGAGTTCAAATTCCAccatatttttattagattttgttaaaaaattaaagtattctcaaataatataactcattttaattacgaaagaatgtttttgtaatttctctaaccGAGTTGGTGCCCAATTGATTCATGATACCAACTCAGTTAGGAGTTTAAATAGTAATATTGATGGATGTAATAAAGTGtacataatagaattaaattgattataaatattagaataaatgattataaatattagaataaaactTTGGTTGAATACTAAAGTTAAGGTTTTGGTAACCCAATTGTATTGGTTCAAATccaattatatgtatttttttatttttttttcaaataaaaaaactaaagtaccttcaaataatataattcattttaaatgtgaaggaaCATTTAAATGATTTTCCTAATTGAGTTGGGATCCGATTAATGGGTGGCACCAACTCAGTAAAGATATTTAGAAATAATAtagatatttaaattaaaattatattcatactaaaataaattataaatttttatttttattaaaattgaattataaaaatatttatattatattagagaatagtatattaaataaaatttatgttatgcatattaaataaaagaaaatttatattacaaataaaattcataataacCCTTTTATTGGACTTCCACTATACTCATCGAAGCCTTGAACTCCATCCGACATTTTAGAGTTCAACGAAATTAAAATATCACATCAGAACGCTGCCAAACATATTAAGGGTGCGTTTGGATAGGCAGTGGGGGTtgtgtttagcttactttttatctcacgttATATTATcactacaatatctaatctcactgtCACTGTTGTTTTTACATTAATCGTAAGTAAACGcatcgtccatccaaactcaccctaaattgGTGTTGTGTTTTAGCGagtctttttctctttttacacTTAAAATCTCATCACGCTAAAGGTTCGACAGGGAGCCTTGGGTaataggggtgtgcataattcgggtaaaaccgaaaaaattcggttaaccgaccgaattcggttaatcggtcggttaaccgaattttttcggtcgggggtcggttaatttttttatgatttttcggttaacggttaattcggttcgaaaccggttggttaaccgaaaattttcggttaaccaaaaaaattaataaataaaattatccaacccaacccaaactcaattacccaacccaataaaactaaaactaaagtttacccaattacccaatccaataaaactaaaactgaaagacaacccaatttactaaagtctaaaacccaatttactttaataatttataaattttttaaattttaaaaataaaaaataaaaaaaatcgggtatttttcggtaattcggttaattcgggtaattcgggtaatttttaaccaaaaataaaaaatacataattttcggttaattcggttaaccgaccttattaaccgaaaaaatttcggttcggttaattttttttaaaaaaaaatcggttcggttaacggttaaaatttttggaaggtcggttaattcggttatagtaatttcaggtcggttaaccggtcggttaaccgaatgaacacccctattgGGTAACGTCGTACattatctatt from Gossypium hirsutum isolate 1008001.06 chromosome D04, Gossypium_hirsutum_v2.1, whole genome shotgun sequence encodes:
- the LOC107934343 gene encoding transcription factor GTE4 isoform X1, with amino-acid sequence MCMASGIVAGEGKDGEREKQRYSENKVYTRKAFKGSKKNSLLNSTVNSSNPNPNHNNNNNNTSNNHKNNVDRDVTITAVPNTNDHHNNNKNDNNVDRAAVNNTDVTATAVPNTNGNSNHPVEIPAQPLPLEFGNSAHQQPGPRVDTAASDDCSSFNKQVAMTGELKPSSENQVKINLASRSKQEMAELRRKLVSELDLVRSLVKRIEAKEAQIRGFSNAPVLNNAVDYGFNGVQPELASVGISQEPVKKSRPLNQLNLSALENSQGVNENLEKEKRTPKANQFYCNSEFLLAKDKFPPAESNKKLKLNGKKQGGGELTHGFGMGNKFFKNCSSLLERLMKHKHGWVFNSPVDVKGLGLHDYYSVIKHPMDLGTVKTRLGKNWYKSPREFAEDVRLTFQNAMTYNPKGQDVHVMAEQLSKIFEGKWASIEADYIRDMRLAVEYEVSLRVPTPRKAHSLLPLPLDTRILDRSESMTRPIDPRPKLIATTPLGRTPAPKKPKAKDPYKRDMTYEEKQKLSTNLQSLPSEKLDNIVQIIKRRNSAVLQHDNEIEVDIDSVDTETLWELDRFVTNYKKSLSKSKRKAELSIQASAEAVQIVPEKVKLRTVAPVLVEVPKETTTDEQNVSRLLVEEKPGDAASRSSSSSSSSSDSGSSSSDSDSESSSASGSDAGHSPRA
- the LOC107934343 gene encoding transcription factor GTE4 isoform X2, producing MCMASGIVAGEGKDGEREKQRYSENKVYTRKAFKGSKKNSLLNSTVNSSNPNPNHNNNNNNTSNNHKNNVDRDVTITAVPNTNDHHNNNKNDNNVDRAAVNNTDVTATAVPNTNGNSNHPVEIPAQPLPLEFGNSAHQQPGPRVDTAASDDCSSFNKQVAMTGELKPSSENQVKINLASRSKQEMAELRRKLVSELDLVRSLVKRIEAKEAQIRGFSNAPVLNNAVDYGFNGVQPELASVGISQEPVKKSRPLNQLNLSALENSQGVNENLEKEKRTPKANQFYCNSEFLLAKDKFPPAESNKKLKLNGKKQGGGELTHGFGMGNKFFKNCSSLLERLMKHKHGWVFNSPVDVKGLGLHDYYSVIKHPMDLGTVKTRLGKNWYKSPREFAEDVRLTFQNAMTYNPKGQDVHVMAEQLSKIFEGKWASIEADYIRDMRLAVEYEVSLRVPTPRKAHSLLPLPLDTRILDRSESMTRPIDPRPKLIATTPLGRTPAPKKPKAKDPYKRDMTYEEKQKLSTNLQSLPSEKLDNIVQIIKRRNSAVLQHDNEIEVDIDSVDTETLWELDRFVTNYKKSLSKSKRKAELSIQASAEAVQIVPEKLRTVAPVLVEVPKETTTDEQNVSRLLVEEKPGDAASRSSSSSSSSSDSGSSSSDSDSESSSASGSDAGHSPRA